CGGATCGGGTTCGGCGGCGACTCGGCCGCGCCACGCCGCGAGCGGCTGGCGCTCGAGGCCGACGCGCGCCGCGTGGCGCAGGAACCGGTCGGTGGAGCCGAGGTCGGGCCAGAGATCGGCGACCGCGTCGGGCGTGGCAGCGAGCTGATGCCGCTCGAGCGCACGGCGGCGCGCGCGGGCCGCGGTCGGATCGGCGGCGGCGGCGCCGGGATCGGGACGAACGGCACCGTCGGCACCGGCACCGCCGCTCTCATCCCCGACCCACGAGATCCGGTACAGCCCCGACGTGCTGCCTCGGCCGCCGGTGATTACCCACAGGGCGCCATCGGGGCCGAACGCCATGTCGCAGACGTTGAGCGGCGCTCCGGCGGCGAACAGCGTGTCGGTGGCGGCGTAGCTCGCCCCGACCGGGTGCAACGTCACGGCGAGGATCCGGCCATGCTGCCAGTCGGCCATGAACAGGCGTTCGCGCCACGGCGCGGGAAACCGGCTGCCGTGGCCGAAGGCGAGGCCGGTCGGCGACGACAGGCCGGTGTCGAGCGCGCCGGGGAGGGCGTCGGGCTCGTGGGCCGGCCACGGGCCCGAGCCGATTCGCCAGCCGTATTCGCCGCCGGGCACGAGGTGGAGGAGGCGTGTCGGCCGGTACCAGGGGAGACCGACGTCCCACTCCATGTCGGCATCCCAGGTGAAGGCCTCGCCGTCGGGGGAGAAGGCGACGTCGACGGGATTGCGCAGCCCGCCGGTGACGACCGTCCACTCCGTGCCGAGCGGATCGGTGCGGAGCAGGAAGCCGACGCGGTCGTCGCCGGCATCGTCGCGCGGGTCGGGGAGGACGCGGTCCTTGCGCGGGTTGCGGTAGGGCGAGGCGGGGGACGTGCCGGGGGGAAACGTCACGTCGTCGCCGCACATCAGGTAGATCATCCCGTCGGGGCCGGCGGTGAGCTGGTTGGGACCGTGGCCGTAGCGGCTGCGGTAGTCGAACGACCTGAGGAGCTGGCGCTGCTCGTAGCGGCCGTCGCCGTCGGCATCGACGAGGCGCCACAGCTCCTTGGAATCGGTAGCGCACACGTAGAGCGCCCCATGGGCGTGGAGCACGCCGCGGCAGTGGCGGAGCGTGTCGTCGAGGCGAGTGAACGCCCACGTGCCATCGGCCGCTGGGGCGAGCCGGCCGACACCGCGCTGGTCGAGGCCGACGATCACTCCCCCCGTCGGGTCGAACGCCATGCTGATCCAGGAGTCTTCACCGGGCACGGCCGACCGCACGAGCTCGGCACGAAACCCGTCGGGCACCCGGACATGCGCGGCGGAAGTGGCGACCGGCTCGGCAGCCGGGAGCGGTGCGCCGACCGCGACGAGGGCGAGGAGCGCGATGGCAGCGAGCATGTTGCGGCTTCGCCCCCGCGCGGACTGCGGCGAGTGGTTCGGAGTGCCTGGCTGGACGTCGCGTGCTGGCCGCAGGTCGGGGCTGCCCACGCGCTGGCTGTCGCGCCGTCGCCGCCGTCCCGGCGTCGGTTCCGGCTTGTCGTCCGCTGGATCGACAGCGATTGCTGGTGCGGGGTCGGGGCTGCCCACGCCCCGTCGCCGGACGCTCACTTCGGCCCGAGGCTTTCGCGCCGTCGCCGCCGTCCCGGCGTCGGCTCCGGCTTGCGGTCGCCAGGCGAAGCCTGGCTCCCTCGGCAATGCCTCCGCTCGCTCGCAGACGACTTCGCTTCGCCATCCATGGCTCCGCTCGTCGCCTGAACGCCGGCTCTCGGGGCATGGGCAGCCCCTCCACGATTGGAGGTGGTGCGCGGGCGGGGCACATCCGGTGGAATCGCCATCGGCGCGCTTCATGTTCATTCCGTCTTCATGGGGACCCGCGTAGCCCCTCCGCCGTCGCCCTCGCATCGGCCCGTCGCAACTGCATGCGGGTCGATGCGAGGGCAGAGGCGCGAGGGGCGTCACCCCTCTGTCGAGCCCGAGCGGAGGTGCCGGGCGCATCGATGGCTGGACCGTGGTGACGACGGCCATCGAGATTGGCGCGACATGACGTGTCATCCGATCGTCGCACAAAAAACCCTCCCGCTCCGGACCGTTCCGGAGCGGGAGGGATTGTAGTCGTCGCCCATGGCTGGATGCCGCAGGTCAGGTGCCGGCACCGCCGCCACGCCGGCCGCCGCCGCCACCCGGGCCGCGCATCTGAAGCTTCGAGACGTCGAAGGCCGGGCCCTTGAGCGCCTCGAACTTCGTCTTCTGCTCGGCAGTGAGGATGGTGTTCATCTTGTCGATGAGTTTCTGGCGCATCTCGGCCGGATTGCCGCCAGGGCCGCCCTGCATCAATTCCATCATCGCCTCGCGCGCCTTGCCGATCTGGTCTTCGGTGACGCCAAGCTCCTTGACGACCGCTTCGTCCATCAGCGCCCGGCCGCCGAGGGCCTGGACGCGGATCTGCTTGAGCCGGGCGGCCTGCTTGGCGTCGAGGATCGTGGCGACCTTCTTCTCCTCCTCGGCCTGGGCCTTGATCCGCTCTTCCATCCAGGCGCGACGCTGATCGTCGGTCATGTCACGCGGGTTGCCGCCCCCCGGTGGCGCGGCCTCGGGCAGCTTGCCGATCTCGCCGACCTGAGCCGCGGACAGCGCGAGCTCCTGTTGGACGGCTTCCTGGCGGAGGAGCATCGCCGACGACATGCCGCCCCCCATCCGCCCCATTCCCCGTCCCGGGCCCTGCGCGGCGGCCACTCCGGCCGACAGCCCGACCAACCCGACGACCAGTGCCACCGACAGCGACCGCTGCATGGAAAATCCCCCGGAAGACGACGGACCCGGCGGATCCCGCCGGGCCAGGCGGGCCGGCCTCCGTCCGTCGGACGCCACCCCCGCCGCAGAGACTAACGCCCGGGGCGAAAAGAAGTTGCTCGCCCGGCGGGGGGGCGCCACGCAACACGTTCTCCCCCGTGATTCCCCGGCGCCGTTCCCCCAGCCGTCACTCCGCCGACAGCGCCTGGAGCAGCTCCAAGCGCGCCGCGCGGCGGGCGGGGATCCAGGCGGCCAGCGCCGTCACGAGCACCGCGGCGAGGACATTGGCCAGGATCACACCCGGGCGGAAGCTCATCCGCACCGGATGGCCGAGCAGGGGCTGGCTCGAAAACTGGATGTACAGCGCCGTCACGATCCCGCCGAGCGTGCCGAGGAACCCACCGACGATCCCGAGGATCAGGCTTTGGATCACCACCATCCGCGTCACCTGCCGGCTGGTCATGCCGACGGCGCGGAGCAGGCCGAGCGTGCGCCGCTGCTCGAGGACGTTCATCGTCACGGTGTTGGCGACGCCGAGGCTGCCGACGACGAAGCCGAGGAACAGGATCGACTGCAGCGACCAGACGATCCCGCCGACGGTGAAGTCGATGAACTGCCGCAGCTCGCCGAAGCTGCGGAGGAGCATCGTGCGCTTCTCGGCGATCGCCGCCAGCGGCGCACGGAGCGAATCCGCCTGCCCGGCCGCCGCCTTCACCAGGAGGATGTCGGCCGCCTCGAGACCGAACAGGCGCCGGGCGACGTCGCGGCGGAGGACGAGGCTCGAACCGCCCGAGGTGTAGTCGACCACCAGCGCCGCCACCGGCAGCTTCACCGTCCGCCCGTAGACCTCGACCGTGACCTCGTCCCCCGGCTTGATCCCGGTGCGCCGCGCCAGCGCCGTGCCCGCCAGCGCCGCGCCGCGGTCGAGCGCCGCGCGGACGGTGGCTTCGTCGGTCCCGACCGGATCGACCGGCAGCGGCTCGCCGTCGCGGACCTCGCAGGCCACGATCACGCAGGCGACGTCGTTCGCCCGGCCGGTGGCGATCCCGATCCCCTCGACGCGCTCGACGCCGGGAAGTGCCTTGACGTCTTCCTCCGCCTGGACGAGCGTCGGGCCGCTCGCCTTGGTGCCATTGGCGACGACCCCGGCGTGCGACAGCACCCAGTCGGCACGGAGGAGGCGCGAATACCAGCGGAGGACGTCGTCGACATTGTCGCGGATCGCGTGGCCGAGGCCGATGCCGTTGGCGACGGCGACGACCATCACGCCGGTCGTCAGCGCCGTCCGCACCGGCTGACGGAGGATCTGCTCGAGCGCCAGCGTCCGCTCGAGGCGCCACGGGCCGGGCACGGCGCGGCTGGCGATCCGGGCCACCGTGGGGAGGATCAGCGGCGTGGTGGCGACGTAGGCGAGCATCATCCCGATCCCTGCCGGCACCGCGACGCGCGGCGGCACGCGGCCGGTGACGACCAGCACGAGCACCCCCAGCGCCACTCCCCAAAATGCCAGCGCCGCGCCGATCATCCCCCAGGGGACGCGCCGCGACGGCGGCGCCGGCGCCTGCGCCAGCCCCTCGAGCGGATCGATCGCCGCCGCCTGCCGCGCCGGCCACCAGCCGGCGGCCATCGCCACGAGCGTCCCCAGCGCGATCGCCACCGGGACGACCGCGGGATGGACCACCAGGCCCGTCGCCGGCGCCTGGAGGGCCCGGGAGATGCCCGCCGAGATCGGGCCCGCCGCCGCCAGGCCGCCGAGCGCGCCCAGCAGCGCCCCGGCGCCGCCGAGGAGCGCCGCCTCGCCGACGATGAACCGGCGCACGTCGCGGGCCGCGGCGCCCAGCACGCGGACCAGCGACAGTTGCCGGCGCCGCTCGGAGACGTTCATCAGCATCGCGTTGCCGACGATGAACCAGGCCATCGCCACGGTCAGCCCGGTGACAAAGTCGAGGCCGAGATTGGCCGAAAGGAGCATGTCTTCGGCCATGCTCGACCGGCCCGCCGGGACCTCCGCGACCAGCGTCGCCGGCATCCGCCCGGCGATGGCGCGAAGCGCGGCGGGGCGGACCGCGGCCGATTCGACCACGACGCGGGCCCGGTCGACCTGCCCCAGCGCGTTACTCATCTCCGACAGCTCGGCGATGTCGGCGACGACCCCCGAGCCCTCGGCGAACCAGCGCAGCGACTGGCTCTCGGCGATCCCGACCACGCTCATCCGGCGCACGCCGCGGCGCACGAACAGGATCACTTCGTCGTCGACGCTCCGCTCGAGCGACGCCGCCAGCGCCTGGTCGAGGACGATCTCGTCGGGCCCCTCGCAGGCGCGCCCGGCGACGAGCTTCATCAGGCCCAGGTCGACCAGCCGGCGGGCGTCGACGCCGACGGCGATCTCGCGGACGCGCTTCTCGCCGACGCGCACGAGCGTCGGC
This window of the Planctomycetota bacterium genome carries:
- a CDS encoding ABC transporter permease; protein product: MRLWRLLVRQWRLRPGRALATVGSVAVAVGAVVATWVSADASRAGYRKLTETVEGVPSIDVSAATGGRFEIGVLPRLADVPGVRAVVPLFYRPTLVRVGEKRVREIAVGVDARRLVDLGLMKLVAGRACEGPDEIVLDQALAASLERSVDDEVILFVRRGVRRMSVVGIAESQSLRWFAEGSGVVADIAELSEMSNALGQVDRARVVVESAAVRPAALRAIAGRMPATLVAEVPAGRSSMAEDMLLSANLGLDFVTGLTVAMAWFIVGNAMLMNVSERRRQLSLVRVLGAAARDVRRFIVGEAALLGGAGALLGALGGLAAAGPISAGISRALQAPATGLVVHPAVVPVAIALGTLVAMAAGWWPARQAAAIDPLEGLAQAPAPPSRRVPWGMIGAALAFWGVALGVLVLVVTGRVPPRVAVPAGIGMMLAYVATTPLILPTVARIASRAVPGPWRLERTLALEQILRQPVRTALTTGVMVVAVANGIGLGHAIRDNVDDVLRWYSRLLRADWVLSHAGVVANGTKASGPTLVQAEEDVKALPGVERVEGIGIATGRANDVACVIVACEVRDGEPLPVDPVGTDEATVRAALDRGAALAGTALARRTGIKPGDEVTVEVYGRTVKLPVAALVVDYTSGGSSLVLRRDVARRLFGLEAADILLVKAAAGQADSLRAPLAAIAEKRTMLLRSFGELRQFIDFTVGGIVWSLQSILFLGFVVGSLGVANTVTMNVLEQRRTLGLLRAVGMTSRQVTRMVVIQSLILGIVGGFLGTLGGIVTALYIQFSSQPLLGHPVRMSFRPGVILANVLAAVLVTALAAWIPARRAARLELLQALSAE